The proteins below come from a single Xiphophorus couchianus chromosome 20, X_couchianus-1.0, whole genome shotgun sequence genomic window:
- the wnk2 gene encoding serine/threonine-protein kinase WNK2 isoform X5, translated as MNSADISSKDPPLGSTFSSTPNLDSDINANACRHVYENGMDHNVNIQNAALRGASDPSSYPSTEYQGLGRRRFIRRSLWVSDHDEQPLDTSDLVSSSPVPNIDLRTIVDRSRTRALLSETSSTERQVGLKDSVTESVSADEERGDRLETGPKADPGPSDVTGKAGSDENEEEPGMKAVSTSPGGRFLKFDIELGRGSFKTVYKGLDTDTWVEVAWCELQERKLSKAERQRFKEEAEMLKALQHPNIVRFYDFWESPVKGKKCIVLVTELMTSGTLKTYLKRFKVMKPKVLRRWCRQILKGLHFLHTRTPPIIHRDLKCDNIFITGPTGSVKIGDLGLATLKRASFAKSVIGTPEFMAPEMYEEHYDEAVDVYAFGMCMLEMATSEYPYSECQNAAQIYRKVTSGVKPASYGKVSDPEIKEIIGECICHRWEERYSIKDLLNHAYFAEDTGVRVELNEEDDGQKSTIALKLWVEDPKKLKGKYKDTGAIEFTFDLEKEVPEVVAQEMVESGFFLECDVKIVGKSIRDRVALIKWRRARTGSPNGNSEVKKMQQNLLQVPGTGPPEETIFTTADCEDQETLICTVPVITPATSDSGVNSNVQLDDLSNQQNGPYQSLPEPISTAQMLYSPPSQTDSQLHQGSYQQSAGQASHENNKQPTTQPHQGAYQQPTADQLHPGTFQQPAAQLHHGPFQCQTTVSAPATPVPPVQQSRQTSQSFPAAAPTLQMHLTVQSTQEQCHLQPAAVPSQFPTPYPVVHMPAPFSPASLPSTFSSSDAAMSTSYYSPSPLLPPLALTPHTALTSISSLGTPQTPMSTPQNVPSLSLPFPHLGIAKSHVVPQQQVGPHTSQQHTSSLHFTHPLPFSQVQPTSFPVPHPEQELADQPVQVAAPLGTLIDVQHLETAPPVLSTGQTPIWGSRMDTESPAAAGSPVPAPASISVSTTVQFEAKAPVRTPPPAPGSAAPQTPTQAQKTLQPVALAQLQAPISASTFTVELTMVSSVSSAASQISTPSLVSDSAHVSLSAPSQAAAPAGVSVLQPSGVHTTVPVSESASLAQHNVEATSVPGSFQQEICAEDVLRDRAISLSSYTYDSVNSDVASGRETSDGYESLASGSKGDSKPRKHHRKSARTRSRQERTSKPKLSMLNVCNTGDKMVECQLETHNHKMVTFKFDLDGDAPEEIATYMVENGFILLLEKEIFIDQLKDIVDKAEDMLHEDMGDEKDTTLSCSPLQGQMSEAGESQQSGAPQPVYQQNVLHTGKRWFIICPVEETPPCVQDTPSEGTATLSPGSSANTQPADSTTAKPSTSREEGSSSTMSGASGGFVHEVYGFYSPPITSNTDPLLLATLSPPVSAPATLQSVSAMEPAGSSLQTSLHGAKAQTFPPSLPHTSYPVEDSQGSPLGSLSPTHGAQKALDLTHSASIVDEVPCCPLVMPLSLDVNPPQGRSPLAPLPLQELGATKESTSVSYAPAVRSELPQQPVVLHQPFSNVGGSKVSSLPQSPAPSQHGAGPSESDGEGRVGRGGFVDSTIKTLDEKLRNLLYQEYAPMYPSGSAAETPGSGTEYIQFPPGPDSATGGSGNSTPGPIGEGRYRAGEQLPQIPERMESLSTLSDSAVCASLSRRHVPHSVSCSGTRGRFKIISLPPEVANRRDVKQRSWSSAASPAHPGGYNGDPIPPEALATSTTIGRFSVVSTEDDITQRTRCSRYSAPPDFYLDTPPPMDSGAESSPAKLAPATPSQYARSERRGSDLMKRAVAFLRRTGRSSSVQSSDSPSRHGGLPGSAYASSDNDSEMEDSDIKRELQRLREKHLKEISELQAHQRGEVELLYRRLGKVPPPGLGLLHVAPHTSRRKKSSKHRLKPGKLLSPLVQQFRNVKTKSSDSTKPGAAPGPSEPAVSLNGSPGRTSFPTHGRPRSCTSHLPSSASEPVQTQQPCSLKGSMSSDNIYAGLQGDVAGTQALPEQGWSNYPQPSERVTYKSSSKPRARFLSGPVSLSIWSTLKRLCLGKERGSRSGASASGAFNQSQQMHSATPPPQQPVVGLAQAQANNSNNKTGTSMSPSENNLPEDLQALMDDWAQEVLIVTHRPRTDSLSIRGQQLCPQVVPQTLEQPHQALNTSPWTPPGPQACALSWPESPGPAVMAGPLTGPFHTYQLHSPAAFTALPSPLSFNQWPGYFFPVSAGVFAFPAVPSTLSSPTSSSSHQLTDPKAKTL; from the exons ATGAATTCAGCTGACATTTCCAGCAAAGATCCGCCGCTCGGATCCACGTTTTCCTCAACTCCTAACCTAGACTCGGACATTAACGCAAACGCGTGCAGGCATGTGTATGAGAATGGGATGGACCACAATGTCAACATCCAGAACGCAGCGCTCCGCGGGGCCAGCGACCCCAGCTCCTACCCCTCCACGGAGTACCAGGGGCTGGGCCGCCGCAGGTTCATCCGCCGGAGTCTGTGGGTGTCGGACCATGACGAGCAGCCGCTGGATACATCGGATCTCGTCAGCAGCAGCCCGGTGCCCAACATCGATCTCCGGACTATAGTGGATCGGAGTCGGACCCGGGCTCTGCTTTCAGAGACCTCCAGCACGGAGAGACAGGTGGGGCTGAAGGACAGCGTCACGGAAAGCGTGAGCGCCGATGAGGAGCGTGGGGACAGGTTGGAGACGGGGCCCAAGGCGGACCCGGGTCCATCAGATGTTACAGGTAAAGCAGGCAGCGACGAAAACGAAGAGGAGCCCGGGATGAAGGCTGTGTCCACCTCCCCCGGAGGACGCTTTCTGAAGTTTGACATTGAGTTGGGGAGAGGATCTTTCAAAACCGTCTACAAAGGTCTGGACACGGACACCTGGGTGGAGGTGGCCTGGTGTGAACTGCAG GAAAGGAAACTATCCAAAGCAGAGAGGCAGCGGTTCAAAGAGGAGGCAGAGATGCTGAAGGCCctgcagcatcccaacatcGTGCGATTTTATGACTTCTGGGAGTCACCAGTAAAAGGGAAGAAGTGCATCGTCCTTGTGACAGAGCTAATGACATCAGGAACACTGAAAAC GTATCTAAAGCGCTTCAAGGTTATGAAGCCCAAAGTCCTGAGAAGGTGGTGTCGGCAGATTCTCAAAGGCCTCCATTTCCTCCACACAAGGACGCCTCCCATCATCCACAGAGACCTCAAGTGTGACAACATTTTCATCACTGGTCCAACTGGCTCTGTCAAAATAGGAGACCTTGGATTAGCAACACTAAAGAGGGCCTCTTTTGCCAAAAGTGTTATTG GTACTCCAGAGTTTATGGCTCCAGAGATGTATGAGGAGCACTATGACGAGGCTGTGGATGTCTATGCTTTTGGGATGTGTATGCTGGAGATGGCCACCTCAGAGTATCCTTACTCTGAGTGTCAGAATGCTGCTCAGATCTACCGCAAAGTCACAAGT GGGGTGAAGCCTGCCAGCTACGGCAAAGTCAGTGACCcagaaataaaggaaattatTGGGGAGTGTATCTGCCACAGATGGGAGGAACG GTACTCCATCAAGGACCTCCTGAACCATGCATATTTTGCCGAAGACACAGGAGTTAGGGTTGAGCTAAATGAGGAGGACGATGGACAAAAATCAACCATTGCTTTAAAGTTGTGGGTTGAAGATCCTAAAAAGTTAAAGGGAAAATATAAGGACACTGGTGCTATTGAGTTTACCTTTGACTTGGAGAAAGAAGTTCCAGAAGTAGTTGCACAAGAAATG GTGGAGTCAGGATTTTTCTTGGAATGTGATGTAAAGATAGTTGGTAAATCTATCAGAGACCGTGTGGCTTTAATAAAATGGAGGAGGGCAAGGACTGGCTCACCAAATGGAAACAGTGAAGTGAAGAAGATGCAGCAGAACCTTCTGCAGGTCCCTGGTACTGGTCCACCTGAGGAAACCATATTCACCACTGCAGATTGTGAGGACCAAGAAACTCTGATCTGCACTGTTCCTGTAATCACACCCGCCACAT CTGATAGCGGAGTGAACTCCAACGTGCAATTAGACGATCTGAGCAATCAGCAGAATGGTCCCTACCAGTCACTTCCAGAACCCATTTCTACTGCACAGATGCTCTACAGTCCTCCTTCACAAACTGACTCCCAGCTGCACCAAGGATCCTACCAGCAATCTGCAGGACAGGCCTCgcatgaaaacaacaaacagccaACCACACAGCCACACCAGGGAGCCTACCAGCAACCCACAGCAGATCAGCTGCATCCTGGGACCTTCCAACAGCCTGCAGCACAACTTCACCACGGGCCTTTTCAGTGTCAAACA ACAGTTTCTGCTCCAGCTACCCCAGTGCCCCCTGTGCAGCAGAGCAGACAGACATCCCAGAGTTTCCCAGCTGCAGCCCCAACTCTGCAGATGCATCTTACTGTCCAGTCCACCCAGGAGCAG TGTCATCTCCAACCAGCTGCCGTCCCGTCTCAG TTTCCAACTCCATACCCTGTCGTTCACATGCCCGCTCCCTTTTCCCCAGCTTCTCTGCCGTCCACCTTCAGCAGCAGCGACGCTGCTATGTCTACCTCTTACTACTCACCTTCACCTCTCCTTCCCCCCCTCGCTCTCACTCCTCACACAGCTCTCACATCTATATCTTCTCTTGGGACTCCTCAGACTCCCATGTCCACACCACAAAATGTCCCCAGTTTGTCTCTCCCCTTTCCTCACCTGGGAATAGCCAAGTCCCATGTGGTGCCACAGCAGCAGGTTGGCCCACACACATCTCAGCAGCACACCAGTAGCCTCCATTTCACCCATCCCTTACCTTTCTCCCAGGTACAACCCACCTCATTCCCTGTCCCCCACCCTGAGCAGGAACTGGCTGACCAGCCTGTCCAG GTGGCTGCTCCCCTTGGGACTCTGATAGATGTTCAGCATTTGGAAACAGCTCCCCCTGTCTTATCCACTGGACAGACTCCTATATGGGGAAGCAGAATGGACACAGAAtctcctgcagctgcagggtCTCCAGTCCCTGCTCCAGCCTCAATTTCGGTCTCGACTACAGTTCAGTTTGAAGCCAAAGCCCCGGTGCGAACTCCACCTCCAGCTCCAGGGTCAGCAGCACCTCAGACTCCAACACAAGCTCAAAAAACACTGCAGCCTGTGGCCTTAGCTCAACTTCAGGCACCAATATCTGCATCGACTTTCACCGTCGAGCTCACAATGGTCTCCTCTGTGAGCTCAGCTGCATCGCAGATCTCCACCCCAAGTTTGGTCTCAGACTCAGCTCATGTCAGTCTGTCAGCGCCGAGTCAGGCTGCGGCTCCTGCTGGAGTTTCAGTTCTACAGCCCTCTGGCGTCCACACAACAGTCCCAGTGTCCGAGTCCGCCAGCCTGGCTCAGCACAACGTGGAGGCAACATCCGTCCCTGGGAGCTTTCAGCAGGAGATCTGCGCAGAG gatgttCTTCGTGACAGAGCGATATCACTATCCAGTTACACCTACGACAG TGTTAACTCTGACGTAGCCTCGGGTCGGGAAACAAGCGATGGCTATGAAAGCTTAGCAAGTGGGAGCAAAGGTGACTCAAAACCCAGGAAACATCATCGGAAGTCTGCTCGCACACGTTCCAGGCAAGAGAGGACCAGCAAACCCAAGCTGAGCATGCTCAAT GTTTGCAACACTGGTGACAAAATGGTTGAATGTCAGCTGGAGACTCACAACCACAAAATGGTAACATTCAAGTTTGACCTGGACGGAGACGCTCCGGAGGAAATTGCCACCTACATG GTGGAgaatggttttattttgctgttagaGAAGGAGATCTTCATTGATCAGCTGAAAGACATTGTGGACAAAGCAGAAGACATGCTGCATGAAGACATGGGGGATGAAAAAGACACAACTTTGAGTTGCAGTCCTCTGCAGGGCCAGATGTCTGAGGCAGGAGAG AGTCAGCAGTCAGGGGCACCGCAGCCTGTATATCAGCAGAATG TTCTTCACACAGGAAAGCGATGGTTCATCATCTGCCCAGTGGAGGAGACGCCTCCCTGCGTTCAGGACACTCCGTCTGAGGGGACAGCGACGCTGTCACCTGGGAGCTCAGCCAACACCCAGCCTGCTGACAGCACCACTGCAAAGCCGTCCACATCCAGAG AAGAGGGGTCATCCTCCACAATGTCTGGTGCAAGTGGAGGGTTCGTTCATGAAGTTTATGGTTTCTACAGTCCTCCAATAACATCCAACACTGACCCCCTCCTCTTGGCCACCCTGTCGCCTCCCGTGTCTGCACCCGCCACTCTCCAGTCAGTGTCTGCAATGGAGCCTGCAGGCAGTTCTCTGCAGACTAGCTTGCATGGAGCCAAGGCTCAAACGTTTCCCCCATCGTTGCCCCACACTTCTTACCCAGTGGAGGATTCACAGGGGTCTCCTCTTGGGTCGCTCTCCCCTACCCATGGAGCTCAGAAGGCTCTCGATTTGACCCACTCAGCATCCATTGTTGATGAGGTGCCCTGCTGTCCACTCGTCATGCCCCTGTCCTTAGATGTGAACCCTCCCCAGGGCAGGTCACCTCTGGCCCCTCTCCCCCTCCAGGAGCTGGGTGCCACCAAAGAGTCGACATCTGTCTCCTACGCTCCTGCAGTGCGCAGCGAGTTGCCACAGCAGCCAGTCGTCCTCCACCAGCCTTTCTCCAACGTGGGAGGCTCCAAAGTGTCCTCGCTTCCCCAAAGCCCGGCACCATCCCAGCACGGCGCGGGGCCAAGCGAGTCTGATGGCGAAGGACGGGTCGGTCGGGGAGGTTTCGTCGATAGCACCATTAAAACTCTGGATGAAAAACTGAGGAACCTGCTCTACCAGGAATACGCTCCAATGTATCCATCAGGCAGCGCGGCAGAGACACCAGGATCTGGGACAGAGTATATCCAGTTTCCTCCGGGCCCGGACAGCGCCACTGGAGGGTCAGGAAACAGCACCCCGGGTCCGATAGGGGAGGGACGCTACCGGGCAGGAGAACAACTT CCTCAAATTCCTGAGAGAATGGAAAGCCTGAGCACTCTGAGCGACTCTGCTGTTTGTG CTTCTTTGTCAAGACGGCACGTTCCTCACTCTGTGTCCTGCTCTGGAACTAGAGGTCGATTTAAG ATCATCTCTCTTCCTCCTGAAGTGGCAAACAGAAGAGATGTGAAGCAGAGGAGCTGGAGCAGCGCCGCCTCCCCTGCACACCCCGGTGGATACAACGGGGACCCGATTCCACCTGAAGCCTTGGCTACCTCCACCACCATCGGACGTTTCTCTGTGGTGAGCACTGAAGATGACATCACTCAGAGGACGCGCTGCAGCCGCTACTCTGCCCCGCCCGACTTCTACCTGGACACTCCACCTCCCATGG ACTCAGGAGCAGAGAGCAGCCCTGCTAAGCTGGCTCCTGCCACTCCGTCCCAGTACGCTCGCTCTGAGCGCAGAGGAAGTGACCTCATGAAAAGAGCAGTGGCTTTTCTCCGTCGCACTGGCCGCAGCAGCAGCGTGCAGAGCTCTGATTCCCCAAGCAGACATGGAGGCTTGCCTGGCTCGGCCTACGCCAGCAGCGACAATGACTCCGAGATGGAGGACTCAGACATAAAGAGGGAACTGCAGAGACTCAGAGAGAA ACATCTGAAGGAAATCTCAGAGCTGCAAGCACATCAACGTGGAGAGGTGGAGCTGCTCTATCGCAGACTTGGTAAGGTTCCTCCTCCTGGCCTCGGCCTCTTACATGTTGCACCGCATACAAGCCGCAGGAAGAAGTCCAGCAAACACAGACTGAAGCCCGGGAAACTTCTCAGCCCGCTAGTTCAGcaatttagaaatgtcaaaACCAAAAGCAGCGACTCCACTAAACCAG GTGCTGCTCCAGGTCCCAGTGAGCCAGCAGTGAGTTTAAATGGTTCTCCAGGCAGAACTTCCTTCCCGACCCACGGCAGGCCACGGTCGTGTACCAGCCACCTTCCCAGCTCGGCTTCAGAGCCGGTGCAGACTCAGCAACCCTGCTCCCTGAAAGGCTCCATGTCCTCCGATAACATCTATGCTGGACTACAAGGAGACGTCGCCGGCACACAAGCTCTGCCTGAACAGG GCTGGTCTAATTACCCTCAACCGTCTGAGAGAGTGACCTATAAGTCCAGTAGCAAACCACGAGCTAGATTTCTCAGTGGGCCTGTGTCTTTGTCTATCT gGTCAACACTCAAAAGGTTGTGTCTCGGTAAAGAGCGAGGCAGCA GGTCTGGGGCCTCCGCATCTGGAGCCTTCAATCAGTCACAGCAAATGCACAGTGCTACGCCTCCGCCCCAGCAGCCTGTTGTTGGCCTGGCCCAAGCTCAGGCCAACAACAGCAATAACAAGACAGGCACATCTATGAGTCCCAGTGAAAACAACCTGCCTGAAGACCTACAAGCTCTGATGGACGACTGGGCCCAGGAGGTGCTGATTGTGACCCACCGACCTCGTACCGACTCTCTGAGTATCCGTGGGCAGCAGCTGTGCCCCCAGGTTGTGCCTCAAACACTTGAACAGCCGCATCAGGCTTTAAat ACATCACCGTGGACTCCACCCGGTCCACAGGCTTGTGCTTTATCCTGGCCTGAAAGCCCTGGGCCTGCAGTGATGGCCGGCCCCTTGACCGGCCCCTTTCACACGTATCAGCTACATTCTCCTGCTGCGTTCACAGCTTTACCCTCCCCTCTTTCCTTCAATCAGTGGCCTGGGTATTTCTTTCCAGTTTCTGCCGGGGTCTTTGCCTTTCCTGCTGTGCCCTCCACCCTCTCCAGCCCTACTTCATCTTCATCTCATCAGCTGACTGACCCCAAGGCAAAGACTCTTTAA